A DNA window from Doryrhamphus excisus isolate RoL2022-K1 chromosome 2, RoL_Dexc_1.0, whole genome shotgun sequence contains the following coding sequences:
- the pmchl gene encoding pro-melanin-concentrating hormone, like, giving the protein MRQSLVSVIFAAVLLLRSSSASPMGLAEDSSLEQDTFTSLLSEEVKDNGRGEADPIADGKTRGSRVIVVADPSLWRDLQGLRNIMPLYKRRADDPSQTSEHRNSGQDLNLSILRRDTMRCMVGRVYRPCWEV; this is encoded by the coding sequence ATGAGACAGTCTCTCGTGTCCGTCATCTTTGCCGCTGTGCTCTTGTTGCGGTCTTCTTCTGCGTCGCCCATGGGCCTGGCAGAAGACAGCTCCTTGGAACAGGACACCTTCACCTCGCTGCTGAGTGAAGAGGTGAAAGACAACGGCCGCGGTGAGGCAGATCCTATCGCTGACGGCAAAACCAGAGGGTCGAGGGTCATCGTCGTCGCTGATCCCAGTCTCTGGCGGGACCTGCAAGGGCTGCGCAACATCATGCCTCTCTACAAACGGCGAGCCGATGATCCAAGCCAGACCAGCGAACACAGAAACTCTGGCCAGGACCTGAACCTCTCCATCCTGAGGCGGGACACCATGAGGTGCATGGTGGGACGAGTGTACCGGCCATGCTGGGAAGTCTAG